A genomic segment from Nicotiana tabacum cultivar K326 chromosome 9, ASM71507v2, whole genome shotgun sequence encodes:
- the LOC107795257 gene encoding uncharacterized protein LOC107795257 produces the protein MNFEASVNLIDEDDEMDEDGEMRPPPQTHKVSSNSSCGSSTTARTVTKGPLNLYFSAKQQEKGKGEEGLDLEAKKILRDRAISAFAAWMYDSRLPFNCVNYKTFDKFIEAVGQYGPGMKPPSYHEVRVTHLKKEVKKIDQIIEEHKVEWNKFGCSIMMDKWTARNGKMIINVLVNSPRGSVFLESHDASNSSTDGSKMYSLFRKTIDKIGKENVVHIVTDNASENVSAVFTKAVRVYSYICQRPLLLNLMRKFTNERNLVRPTKTRFSMAFLTLHSFYLQKKNLRKLVLSNEWKDNRYAKEVAGKETAKVLISPSFWNDVVRALKVGGPLIRVRRMVDGERKPPMGYLYEAMDRAKETIAASFEGDVRKYEKVFEIIDIRWENQLHRPLHAAGHLLNPGLFYKNTRDETLASEVWIGYHACLEKLVPNSATIDQIGEEFGRYSQAEGLFGLQAAIRARDIRSPVEWWKQFGHQTPNLQKFAIKVLSLTCSASGCERNWSVFEHIHSKKRNRLELSRLNDLVYIKYNRTLRRRYEARDTIDSILLDNIDEANEWLTGAPQNHEDEQVYGGDDLDWGTVSMAAGVEENIYDLRGSSSSYKGKGVASSSRSLIDEDSEDEEDDSQYNANIHEVVEFENLEEE, from the exons ATGAATTTTGAAGCATCGGTGAATCtaattgatgaagatgatgaaatggatgAAGATGGTGAAATGAGACCTCCCCCCCAAACTCATAAGGTATCTTCAAATAGTTCTTGTGGGTCATCCACGACGGCACGTACAGTGACAAAAGGTCCTCTCAATCTTTATTTCTCGGCAAAACaacaagaaaagggaaaaggTGAAGAAGGTCTAGATTTAGAagccaagaagattttgagggaCCGCGCCATAAGTGCCTTTGCAGCATGGATGTATGATTCAAGGCTTCCTTTCAACTGTGTTAACTACAAAACTTTTGATAAATTCATTGAGGCCGTAGGACAATATGGCCCAGGAATGAAGCCTCCTAGCTATCATGAAGTTAGAGTAACTCATCTTAAAAAAGAGGTGAAGAAGATAGACCAAATTATTGAGGAGCATAAAGTGgaatggaacaagtttggatgttccattatgatggataaatggACAGCACggaatggaaaaatgatcataaatgTGTTGGTGAACTCTCCAAGAGGGAGTGTTTTTCTTGAATCTCACGATGCTAGCAACTCTTCTACGGATGGAAGCAAAATGTACAGCTTGTTTAGAAAGACTATTGATAAAATTGGAAAGGAAAATGTTGTACACATTGTTACAGATAATGCTAGTGAGAATGTTAGTGCGG TTTTCACTAAGGCCGTCAGGGTATATTCTTACATCTGTCAGAGGccgttgttgttgaatttgatgaGGAAATTCACAAATGAAAGAAATTTGGTGAGACCGACCAAGACTAGATTTTCAATGGCTTTCTTAACTTTGCATAGTTTTTACTTGCAAAAGAAAAACTTGAGAAAGCTAGTTCTTTCAAATGAATGGAAAGATAATAGATATGCAAAGGAAGTTGCGGGAAAGGAAACTGCCAAAGTTCTTATTTCTCCATCATTCTGGAATGACGTCGTTCGAGCTCTTAAAGTTGGTGGTCCTTTGATTAGGGTACGTCGTATGGTGGATGGGGAGAGAAAACCACCAATGGGCTATCTTTATGAAGCTATGGATAGAGCCAAAGAGACTATTGCAGCGTCATTTGAGGGAGATGTTagaaaatatgagaaagtttttGAGATAATTGATATCAGGTGGGAGAATCAACTCCATCGACCTTTGCATGCAGCAGGCCATCTTCTGAACCCAGGATTATTTTACAAGAACACTAGAGATGAAACTTTGGCTTCAGAGGTGTGGATTGGATACCATGCATGTCTTGAGAAGTTGGTCCCTAATTCAGCGACGATAGATCAAATAGGGGAGGAGTTTGGTAGGTACTCACAAGCAGAGGGCCTATTTGGTTTACAAGCGGCCATTAGAGCCAGAGACATAAGGTCGCCAG ttGAATGGTGGAAGCAATTTGGACATCAAACTCCAAACTTGCAAAAGTTTGCCATCAAAGTACTAAGCCTAACTTGTAGTGCATCTGGATGCGAGAGAAATTGGAGCGTATTTGAGCAT ATTCACTCCAAGAAAAGGAATAGGCTTGAGCTATCGCGTCTCAATGATCTAGTGTATATTAAATACAATAGAACATTGAGGCGACGTTATGAAGCTCGCGATACCATTGATTCAATTTTGTTGGACAACATTGACGAGGCAAATGAATGGTTAACTGGAGCCCCCCAAAATCATGAAGATGAACAAGTGTATGGAGGAGATGATCTTGATTGGGGTACTGTTTCTATGGCAGCTGGAGTTGAGGAGAATATCTATGATCTTAGAGGGAGTTCTTCAAGTTACAAGGGAAAGGGAGTAGCAAGTTCAAGCCGGTCCCTAATTGATGAAGACTccgaggatgaagaagatgatagcCAATATAATGCTAACATTCATGaagttgtagaatttgaaaatcttGAAGAAGAATAG